From the genome of Vigna angularis cultivar LongXiaoDou No.4 chromosome 11, ASM1680809v1, whole genome shotgun sequence, one region includes:
- the LOC108334219 gene encoding calmodulin-like protein 7, with protein sequence MPTIMLRFFLLYNLLRPFLLCLVPKKVRAILSPSWFRSSSTTAPTPTQPSSSSSSSSAFTRISLSMDPNELKRVFQMFDRNGDGRITKKELSDSLDNLGIFIPDKELTVMIERIDVNGDGCVDIDEFGELYQTIMDERDEEDDMREAFNVFDQNGDGFITVEELRTVLSSLGLKQGRTVEDCKKMIMKVDVDGDGMVDYKEFKQMMKGGGFSALT encoded by the coding sequence ATGCCAACTATTATGCTaaggttttttcttctttacaacctccttcgtccatttcttctgtgtctgGTTCCTAAGAAGGTGCGAGCCATTCTCTCTCCTTCTTGGTTCCGATCCTCCTCCACCACAGCACCAACACCAACAcaaccatcttcttcttcttcttcttcgagTGCCTTCACCAGAATTTCACTCTCGATGGATCCCAACGAGCTGAAGCGCGTGTTTCAGATGTTCGACCGTAATGGCGACGGGAGAATCACGAAGAAGGAGCTGAGCGACTCGTTGGACAATCTGGGCATTTTCATTCCCGACAAGGAGCTGACCGTGATGATCGAGAGAATAGACGTTAACGGAGATGGGTGTGTGGACATCGATGAGTTCGGGGAGCTCTACCAGACGATCATGGACGAGCGTGACGAGGAGGACGACATGCGAGAGGCCTTCAACGTGTTTGATCAGAACGGCGATGGCTTCATCACCGTGGAAGAGTTGAGGACCGTTTTGTCCTCGCTCGGGTTGAAACAGGGAAGAACAGTCGAGGACTGCAAGAAGATGATCATGAAGGTGGACGTCGATGGAGATGGGATGGTCGATTACAAAGAGTTCAAGCAAATGATGAAAGGGGGTGGCTTTAGTGCTCTCACTTGA
- the LOC108334218 gene encoding protein FAR1-RELATED SEQUENCE 5 isoform X1, whose product MDHESGQGFDSDDSDLEMQAEISEKHQKIDEFSKDLELCGSEDEKFVEPPATEIPTDIEAVEPFIGMEFNSREEAREFYIAYGRRIGFTVRIHHNRRSRVNNQVIGQDFVCSKEGFRAKKYVHRKDRVLPPPPATREGCQAMIRLALRDGGKWVVTKFVKEHNHKLMSPSKVPWRGSGKHLVSEDEKDRRIRELSLELYNERQKCKRRCAAYEEQLNIILNDLEKHTEHISEKVAAVVRSIREIEEEKSDSDGG is encoded by the exons ATGGATCACGAATCTGGCCAAGGATTTGACTCGGATGATAGTGACCTTGAAATGCAAGCAGAAATTAGTGAGAAACACCAGAAAATAGATGAATTTTCAAAAGACCTAGAATTATGTGGAAGTGAAGATGAGAAGTTTGTCGAACCACCTGCAACAGAGATTCCAACAGATATAGAAGCTGTTGAACCATTCATAGGCATGGAGTTCAATTCAAGAGAGGAAGCGAGAGAATTCTACATTGCCTATGGTAGGCGAATAGGGTTTACGGTACGAATACACCACAACCGTCGTTCACGAGTAAATAACCAAGTTATTGGTCAAGATTTTGTCTGCTCAAAAGAAGGCTTTCGTGCAAAAAAGTATGTACACAGAAAAGATAGGGTGCTGCCTCCGCCACCAGCCACTCGTGAAGGTTGTCAAGCCATGATAAGGCTGGCTTTACGGGATGGAGGGAAGTGGGTTGTCACCAAATTTGTAAAGGAGCATAATCATAAGCTAATGAGTCCCAGTAAAGTTCCATGGCGAGGATCTGGGAAGCACTTGGTTAGCGAG GATGAGAAGGATAGGAGAATCCGTGAGCTATCACTTGAGTTGTACAATGAAAGGCAAAAGTGCAAACGACGTTGTGCTGCATATGAAGAGCAGTTAAATATAATTCTGAATGATTTAGAGAAGCACACCGAACATATTTCTGAAAAAGTTGCTGCTGTAGTACGAAGTATTAGAGAGATTGAGGAGGAAAAATCAGATTCGGATGGTGGGTAA
- the LOC108334218 gene encoding protein FAR1-RELATED SEQUENCE 5 isoform X2 gives MDHESGQGFDSDDSDLEMQAEISEKHQKIDEFSKDLELCGSEDEKFVEPPATEIPTDIEAVEPFIGMEFNSREEAREFYIAYGRRIGFTVRIHHNRRSRVNNQVIGQDFVCSKEGFRAKKYVHRKDRVLPPPPATREGCQAMIRLALRDGGKWVVTKFVKEHNHKLMSPSKVPWRGSGKHLVSECRRMRRIGESVSYHLSCTMKGKSANDVVLHMKSS, from the exons ATGGATCACGAATCTGGCCAAGGATTTGACTCGGATGATAGTGACCTTGAAATGCAAGCAGAAATTAGTGAGAAACACCAGAAAATAGATGAATTTTCAAAAGACCTAGAATTATGTGGAAGTGAAGATGAGAAGTTTGTCGAACCACCTGCAACAGAGATTCCAACAGATATAGAAGCTGTTGAACCATTCATAGGCATGGAGTTCAATTCAAGAGAGGAAGCGAGAGAATTCTACATTGCCTATGGTAGGCGAATAGGGTTTACGGTACGAATACACCACAACCGTCGTTCACGAGTAAATAACCAAGTTATTGGTCAAGATTTTGTCTGCTCAAAAGAAGGCTTTCGTGCAAAAAAGTATGTACACAGAAAAGATAGGGTGCTGCCTCCGCCACCAGCCACTCGTGAAGGTTGTCAAGCCATGATAAGGCTGGCTTTACGGGATGGAGGGAAGTGGGTTGTCACCAAATTTGTAAAGGAGCATAATCATAAGCTAATGAGTCCCAGTAAAGTTCCATGGCGAGGATCTGGGAAGCACTTGGTTAGCGAG TGCCGCAGGATGAGAAGGATAGGAGAATCCGTGAGCTATCACTTGAGTTGTACAATGAAAGGCAAAAGTGCAAACGACGTTGTGCTGCATATGAAGAGCAGTTAA
- the LOC108333650 gene encoding uncharacterized protein LOC108333650 has translation MAGTYHNQHRHVLQLVLSCRKVTAQVTNTTTSSIIAMASSSEQEFAAHYRAQLNRFPRSQRYWDGKVASRVGEKLGFRLREIGVTTVQIDPSEEQSRPPHYRVMVSPLFHSIKNAGVHVSGVH, from the coding sequence ATGGCGGGTACCTACCATAACCAACACCGCCACGTGCTGCAGCTAGTGCTGTCATGCCGGAAAGTCACCGCCCAAGTCACCAACACCACCACCTCCTCCATAATAGCCATGGCCTCCTCGTCGGAGCAGGAATTCGCGGCTCACTACCGTGCACAGCTCAACCGGTTCCCCAGATCCCAGCGCTACTGGGACGGTAAAGTGGCCTCTCGCGTCGGGGAGAAGCTAGGGTTCCGCCTCAGAGAAATCGGTGTCACCACTGTGCAAATCGATCCTAGCGAGGAACAATCCCGTCCACCACACTACCGCGTCATGGTCTCTCCCTTGTTCCATTCCATCAAAAACGCCGGCGTCCACGTTTCTGGCGTTCACTGA